A genome region from Triticum aestivum cultivar Chinese Spring chromosome 2B, IWGSC CS RefSeq v2.1, whole genome shotgun sequence includes the following:
- the LOC123044575 gene encoding G-type lectin S-receptor-like serine/threonine-protein kinase At2g19130, whose amino-acid sequence MDPFFFLLLFSQILLCTAGDTINSTTPLSGSQKIVSQGNKFAVGFYSPSQSNTTSSTSSNYYIAIWYSNIPLLTTVWNTDVPVSDPATASLEIARDGNLVLLDQAKNRLLWSTNVSIASNSTIATIKDSGSLELTDASNASIVYWQSIDHPTNTWLPGGKLGLNKTTGLSQRLIPWKNSADPSPGLSSLELDPNGTTQYFIQWNESINYWTSGPWNGNIFSLVPEMTANFRYDFQFVDNATESYFYYSMKDDAVISRFIMDVTGQIKQLTWVEYSQQWILFWSQPRRQCEVYALCGAYGSCSEAALPYCNCVKGFSQKVQSDWDLQDYSGGCRRNVPLQCQINSSSAQTKPDKFYTMAGVRLPDNARGAVGASLKECEQVCLKSCSCDAYTYNTTGCFIWSGDLVNLQEQYSGNGVGTLFLRLAASELQDPKKNKAVIIGAVVGGVAAILIILAVVFFFLYQKYRRDRTLRISKTAGGTLIAFRYSDLQHVTSNFSEKLGGGAFGSVFKGKLPDSTAIAVKRLDGFHQGEKQFRAEVSTIGTTQHVNLVRLLGFCSEGSRRLLVYEYMQKGSLEVQLFPGETTALSWAIRYQIALGTARGLNYLHEKCRDCIIHCDVKPDNILLDDSFVPKVSDFGLAKLLGRDFSRVLTTMRGTRGYLAPEWISGVPITAKADVFSYGMMLLEIISGRRNADHGEEGRSTFFPTLAASKLHEGDVQTLLDPRLKGDANPDELTRACKVACWCIQDDESTRPTMGQIVQILEGFLDVNMPPVPRSLRALGESPDVINFFSDLSSSQTSQTENSTTSQTHSATSGNSHFQSS is encoded by the coding sequence ATggatcccttcttcttcctcctcctattCAGCCAAATCCTACTCTGCACAGCCGGTGACACCATCAACTCCACCACACCCTTGTCCGGGTCACAGAAGATCGTGTCCCAGGGCAACAAGTTCGCCGTGGGCTTCTACTCCCCATCGCAGAGTAAcaccacctcttccacctccagCAATTACTACATAGCCATATGGTACAGCAACATACCACTGCTCACCACCGTGTGGAACACCGACGTGCCGGTGTCCGACCCGGCCACCGCCTCCTTGGAAATCGCCCGTGACGGCAACCTTGTCCTCCTTGATCAAGCCAAGAACCGGCTACTGTGGTCGACCAATGTAAGTATAGCCTCCAACTCCACCATTGCTACCATCAAGGACAGCGGTAGCCTCGAGCTCACCGATGCCTCCAATGCATCGATAGTTTATTGGCAAAGCATAGACCATCCCACAAACACCTGGCTTCCGGGGGGCAAGCTCGGGCTGAACAAGACCACGGGTCTGAGCCAGAGGCTTATTCCTTGGAAGAACAGCGCAGACCCATCTCCTGGGTTGTCCTCTCTTGAGCTAGACCCCAACGGCACAACACAGTACTTCATCCAGTGGAATGAATCCATAAACTACTGGACCAGTGGCCCCTGGAACGGCAATATTTTCAGCCTCGTGCCAGAGATGACGGCCAATTTCAGATACGACTTCCAATTCGTCGACAACGCCACAGAAAGCTATTTCTACTACTCGATGAAGGATGATGCAGTCATCTCGCGGTTCATCATGGACGTGACCGGACAGATCAAGCAGCTGACATGGGTGGAATACTCACAGCAGTGGATCTTGTTCTGGTCACAGCCGCGGAGGCAGTGTGAGGTGTATGCACTCTGTGGGGCATATGGTAGCTGCAGTGAGGCTGCGCTGCCGTACTGCAACTGCGTCAAGGGGTTCAGCCAGAAGGTCCAGAGTGATTGGGATCTTCAGGATTACAGTGGTGGGTGCAGGAGGAACGTACCATTGCAGTGCCAGATCAACTCGAGCTCCGCACAGACCAAGCCTGATAAGTTCTATACCATGGCAGGCGTGAGGCTACCTGACAATGCTCGGGGTGCAGTGGGCGCCAGCTTGAAAGAATGTGAGCAGGTTTGTCTGAAAAGCTGTTCATGCGATGCTTACACTTACAATACAACTGGCTGTTTTATTTGGTCTGGGGACCTGGTAAACCTCCAAGAACAGTACAGTGGAAATGGAGTTGGCACACTCTTCCTCAGGCTTGCAGCATCCGAGCTGCAAGACCCAAAAAAGAACAAGGCAGTGATCATTGGTGCAGTTGTTGGTGGAGTTGCTGCAATTCTGATAATCCTTGCCGTTGTGTTTTTCTTCCTATATCAGAAATATCGCCGAGATAGGACTCTTCGGATATCAAAGACTGCTGGGGGCACGTTGATTGCCTTCAGGtacagtgatttgcagcatgtcaccAGCAACTTCTCAGAGAAGCTGGGGGGAGGTGCCTTCGGCTCGGTGTTCAAGGGGAAGCTCCCAGATTCAACTGCTATTGCTGTGAAAAGGCTCGATGGGTTTCATCAAGGGGAGAAGCAATTCCGTGCTGAGGTAAGCACTATTGGGACAACCCAGCATGTTAATTTGGTCCGCCTTCTTGGGTTCTGTTCTGAAGGGTCAAGGAGGCTGCTTGTGTATGAGTACATGCAAAAGGGCTCCCTGGAAGTGCAACTCTTCCCTGGTGAGACAACTGCATTGAGCTGGGCCATTAGGTACCAAATTGCACTTGGAACAGCAAGGGGCCTAAACTACCTGCATGAAAAATGTAGGGATTGCATCATACACTGTGATGTCAAGCCAGATAACATTCTCTTGGATGATTCCTTTGTACCAAAAGTATCCGACTTTGGCCTAGCAAAGCTCTTAGGCCGGGACTTCAGCCGTGTTTTAACGACAATGAGAGGAACAAGGGGTTACCTTGCACCTGAATGGATCAGTGGCGTGCCCATAACCGCGAAGGCAGATGTATTCAGCTATGGCATGATGCTCCTTGAAATCATATCAGGCAGGAGGAATGCTGATCATGGAGAGGAGGGCAGGTCCACTTTCTTCCCAACCTTGGCTGCAAGCAAGCTCCATGAAGGGGATGTGCAGACCTTGTTGGACCCTAGGCTGAAAGGAGATGCAAATCCTGACGAGCTCACAAGAGCTTGTAAGGTTGCTTGTTGGTGCATCCAAGATGATGAAAGCACTAGACCCACGATGGGTCAGATCGTCCAAATCCTAGAGGGGTTTCTGGATGTGAATATGCCCCCCGTTCCCAGGTCACTGAGAGCTCTTGGTGAAAGCCCTGATGTCATAAACTTCTTCTCAGATCTGTCTTCAAGCCAAACTTCCCAGACGGAGAACAGCACAACTTCTCAAACACACAGTGCTACTTCAGGCAATTCACATTTCCAAAGTTCGTAA